One Camelina sativa cultivar DH55 chromosome 3, Cs, whole genome shotgun sequence genomic window carries:
- the LOC104777065 gene encoding ABC transporter C family member 1-like isoform X1 → MGFEPLDWYCKPVLNGVWTKTVDYAFGGYTPCAIDSFVLGISHLVLLILCLYRLWLTSKDHKVVKFCLRSKWYNYFLALLAAYGTGEPLFRLVMRISVLDLDGAGFPTYEAFMLVLEAFAWGSALVMTVVETKTYIHELRWYVRFAVIYALVGDMVLLNLVLSVKEYYSSFKLYLYISEVAVQVAFGILLFVYFPNLDPHPGYTPVATENSEDSEYEELPGGENICPERHANLFDRIFFSWLNPLMTLGSKRPLTEKDVWHLDTWDKTETLMRSFQMSWDKELQKPKPWLLRALNSSLGGRFWWGGFWKIGNDCSQFVGPLLLNELLKSMQLNEPAWIGYIYAISIFVGVVLGVLCEAQYFQNVMRVGYRLRSALIAAVFRKSLRLTNEGRKKFQTGKITNLMTTDAESLQQICQSLHTMWSAPFRIIVALVLLYQQLGVASIIGALFLVLMFPIQTVIISKTQKLTKEGLQRTDKRIGLMNEVLAAMDTVKCYAWENSFQSKVQTVRDDELSWFRKAQLLSAFNMFILNSIPVFVTVVSFGVFSLLGGDLTPARAFTSLSLFSVLRFPLFMLPNIITQMVNANVSLNRLEEVLSTEERVLLPNPPIVPGQPAISIRNGYFSWDPKADRPTLSNINLDIPLGSLVAVVGSTGEGKTSLISAMLGELPARSDATVTLRGSVAYVPQVSWIFNATVRDNILFGAPFDQEKYERVIDVTALTHDLELLPGGDLTEIGERGVNISGGQKQRVSMARAVYSNSDVCILDDPLSALDAHVGQQVFEKCIKRELGQKTRVLVTNQLHFLSQVDKILLVHEGTIKEEGTYEELCNSGPLFQRLMENAGKVEEYSEESGEAEADQTSVRPVENGNTNNVQKDGSETKKSKEGNSVLVKREERETGVVSWKVLERYQNALGGAWVVMMLLICYVLTQVFRVSSSTWLSEWTDAGTQKTHGPLFYNIVYALLSFGQVSVTLINSYWLIMSSLYAAKKMHDAMLGSILRAPMVFFQTNPLGRIINRFAKDMGDIDRTVAVFVNMFMGSIAQLLSTVILIGIVSTLSLWAIMPLLIVFYGAYLYYQNTSREIKRMDSTTRSPVYAQFGEALNGLSSIRAYKAYDRMAEINGRSMDNNIRFTLVNMAANRWLGIRLEVLGGLMVWLTASLAVMQNGRAENQQAFASTMGLLLSYALSITSSLTAVLRLASLAENSLNSVERVGNYIEIPSEAPLVIENNRPPPGWPSSGSIKFEDVILRYRPELPPVLHGVSFLISPMDKVGIVGRTGAGKSSLLNALFRIVELEKGRILIDECDIGRFGLMDLRKVLGIIPQAPVLFSGTVRFNLDPFSEHNDADLWESLERAHLKDTIRRNPLGLDAEVSEAGENFSVGQRQLLSLARAFLRRSKILVLDEATAAVDVRTDVLIQKTIREEFKSCTMLIIAHRLNTIIDCDKVLVLDSGKVQEFSTPENLLSNGESSFSKMVQSTGAANAEYLRSIVLENKRTRDESSQPLEGQRKWQASSRWAAAAEFALSVSLTSSHNDLESLIIEDGSSVLKRTKDAVVTLRSVLEGKHDKEIEDSLNQSDISRERWWPSLYKMVEGLAVMSRLAKNRMQHPDYNLEGKSFDWDNVEM, encoded by the exons atggggtTTGAGCCGTTGGATTGGTATTGTAAGCCGGTGCTGAATGGTGTGTGGACAAAAACAGTGGATTATGCATTTGGTGGATACACTCCTTGTGCTATTGACTCTTTCGTGCTTGGCATCTCTCATCTTGTTCTCTTGATTCTGTGTCTTTATCGCTTATGGCTCACTTCCAAGGATCACAAAGTTGTCAAGTTCTGCTTGAGGTCTAAATGGTATAACTATTTTCTTGCTCTTTTGGCTGCTTATGGTACTGGTGAGCCTTTGTTTAGATTGGTTATGAGGATCTCTGTCTTGGATTTGGATGGAGCTGGTTTCCCTACGTATGAG GCGTTCATGTTGGTCCTTGAAGCTTTTGCTTGGGGTTCTGCATTGGTTATGACTGTTGTGGAAACTAAAACGTATATCCATGAACTCCGTTGGTATGTCAGATTTGCTGTCATTTACGCTCTTGTGGGAGACATGGTGTTGTTAAATCTTGTTCTTTCAGTCAAGGAGTACTATAGCAG ttttaaACTGTATCTTTACATAAGCGAGGTGGCAGTTCAG GTTGCATTTGGAATTCTCTTGTTTGTGTATTTCCCTAATTTGGATCCCCACCCTGGTTATACACCAGTGGCGACTGAAAATTCGGAGGATTCTGAGTATGAAGAGCTTCCTGGAGGAGAAAATATATGTCCTGAGCGGCATGCAAATTTATTTGACA GAATCTTCTTTTCATGGTTGAATCCGTTGATGACTCTGGGATCGAAACGGCCTCTCACGGAGAAGGATGTATGGCATCTGGACACTTGGGATAAAACTGAAACTCTCATGAggag CTTCCAGATGTCCTGGGATAAGGAACTACAAAAGCCCAAACCGTGGCTCTTGAGAGCACTGAATAGCAGCCTTGGGGGAAG GTTTTGGTGGGGTGGGTTCTGGAAG ATTGGGAATGACTGTTCACAATTCGTGGGGCCTCTTCTACTGAATGAGCTCCTAAAG TCAATGCAACTTAATGAACCAGCGTGGATAGGTTACATCTATGCAATCTCAATCTTTGTTGGAGTG GTATTGGGGGTTCTATGTGAAGCTCAATATTTCCAAAATGTGATGCGTGTTGGTTACCGGCTAAGATCTGCACTG ATTGCTGCTGTGTTCCGGAAGTCATTGAGGCTAACTAATGAGGGCCGTAAGAAGTTTCAAACAGGAAAAATAACAAACTTAATGACAACTGATGCTGAGTCGCTGCAG CAAATCTGCCAATCACTTCATACCATGTGGTCAGCGCCATTCCGTATAATTGTAGCGCTGGTTCTCCTCTACCAACAATTGGGTGTTGCCTCGATCATCGGtgcattgtttcttgttctGATGTTCCCTATTCAG ACTGTTATTATAAGCAAAACACAGAAGTTAACAAAAGAAGGGTTGCAGCGTACTGACAAGAGAATTGGCCTAATGAATGAGGTTTTAGCCGCAATGGATACAGTGAA GTGTTATGCTTGGGAAAACAGTTTTCAGTCCAAGGTTCAAACTGTACGTGATGATGAATTATCTTGGTTCCGAAAAGCACAACTCCTGTCAGCG TTCAATATGTTCATACTAAACAGCATTCCTGTCTTCGTGACTGTTGTTTCATTTGGTGTGTTCTCATTGCTTGGAGGAGATCTGACACCTGCAAGAGCGTTTACGTCACTTTCTCTATTCTCTGTGCTTCGGTTTCCTTTATTTATGCTTCCGAACATTATAACTCAG ATGGTAAATGCTAATGTATCCTTGAACCGTTTGGAGGAGGTACTATCGACTGAAGAGAGAGTTCTCTTACCGAATCCTCCCATTGTACCTGGACAGCCAGCTATCTCAATAAGAAATGGATACTTCTCCTGGGATCCAAAg GCGGATAGGCCAACCTTGTCAAACATCAACTTGGACATACCTCTTGGCAGCCTAGTTGCGGTAGTTGGCAGTACCGGAGAAGGAAAAACCTCCCTAATATCTGCTATGCTAGGGGAACTTCCTGCAAGATCTGATGCTACAGTTACTCTTAGAGGATCAGTCGCTTATGTTCCACAAGTTTCATGGATCTTTAACGCAACA GTACGTGACAATATATTGTTTGGGGCTCCTTTTGaccaagaaaaatatgaaaggGTGATTGATGTGACAGCACTGACACATGACCTCGAGTTACTTCCC GGTGGTGATCTCACGGAGATTGGAGAAAGAGGTGTTAACATCAGTGGGGGACAAAAGCAGAGGGTTTCTATGGCTAGGGCCGTTTACTCAAATTCCGATGTGTGCATCTTAGATGACCCATTGAGTGCCCTTGATGCGCATGTTGGTCAGCAG GTTTTTGAAAAATGCATAAAAAGAGAACTAGGACAGAAAACGAGAGTACTTGTTACAAACCAGCTCCACTTCCTATCACAAGTGGATAAAATTCTACTTGTCCATGAGGGAACTATAAAAGAGGAAGGAACATATGAAGAATTATGCAATAGTGGCCCATTGTTCCAAAGGTTAATGGAAAATGCTGGGAAGGTTGAAGAATATTCAGAAGAAAGTGGAGAAGCTGAAGCAGATCAAACGTCTGTAAGACCAGTTGAGAATGGAAACACTAATAATGTGCAGAAGGATGGAAGCGAGACAAAGAAATCCAAAGAAGGAAACTCTGTGCTTGTTAAGCGGGAAGAACGTGAAACTGGAGTTGTGAGTTGGAAAGTCCTGGAGAG GTACCAGAATGCACTTGGAGGTGCATGGGTAGTGATGATGCTCCTTATATGTTACGTCTTGACTCAAGTATTTCGGGTTTCAAGCAGCACTTGGTTGAGTGAGTGGACTGATGCAGGAACTCAAAAGACTCATGGACCCCTATTCTATAATATTGTCTATGCGCTTCTTTCTTTTGGACAG gtcTCTGTGACATTGATCAATTCATATTGGTTGATTATGTCCAGTCTATATGCAGCTAAAAAGATGCATGATGCTATGCTTGGTTCCATACTAAGGGCTCCAATGGTCTTCTTTCAAACCAATCCATTAGGAAGGATAATCAATCGATTCGCAAAAG ATATGGGTGATATTGATCGAACTGTGGCAGTCTTTGTAAACATGTTTATGGGTTCAATCGCACAGCTTCTTTCAACTGTTATCTTGATTGGCATTGTCAGCACTCTGTCCCTGTGGGCCATCATGCCACTGTTGATTGTGTTCTATGGAGCTTATCTTTATTACCAG AACACATCTCGTGAAATTAAACGTATGGATTCTACTACAAGATCACCGGTTTATGCTCAATTTGGAGAGGCATTGAATGGACTATCTAGTATCCGAGCTTATAAAGCTTATGATAGGATGGCTGAAATTAATGGAAGATCAATGGATAATAACATTAGATTCACACTTGTAAACATGGCTGCAAATCGGTGGCTGGGAATCCGTTTAGAAGTTTTGGGAGGTCTCATGGTTTGGTTGACTGCGTCATTAGCCGTCATGCAGAATGGAAGAGCAGAGAACCAACAAGCATTTGCATCTACAATGGGTTTGCTTCTCAGTTATGCTTTAAGTATCACCAGCTCCTTAACAGCTGTACTGAGACTTGCGAGTCTAGCTGAGAATAGTTTAAACTCGGTTGAGCGTGTTGGAAATTATATCGAGATACCATCAGAGGCTCCATTGGTCATTGAAAACAATCGTCCACCTCCCGGATGGCCATCATCTGGATCCATAAAATTTGAGGATGTTATTCTTCGTTACCGCCCTGAGTTACCTCCTGTTCTACATGGGGTTTCGTTCTTGATTTCTCCAATGGATAAGGTGGGAATTGTTGGAAGGACAGGCGCTGGGAAATCAAGCCTCTTGAATGCCTTATTCCGGATTGTGGAGCTGGAAAAAGGAAGGATCTTGATCGATGAATGTGACATTGGCAGATTTGGACTGATGGACCTACGTAAAGTGCTCGGAATTATACCACAAGCGCCAGTTCTTTTCTCAG GTACTGTGAGATTCAATCTTGACCCATTTAGTGAACACAATGATGCTGATCTTTGGGAATCGCTTGAGAGGGCACACTTGAAAGATACTATACGCAGAAATCCTCTTGGTCTTGATGCTGAG GTATCTGAGGCAGGAGAGAATTTCAGTGTTGGACAGAGACAGTTGTTGAGTCTTGCACGTGCATTCTTGCGAAGATCTAAGATACTTGTTCTTGATGAAGCAACTGCTGCTGTTGACGTTAGAACTGATGTTCTCATCCAAAAGACCATCCGAGAAGAATTCAAGTCATGCACGATGCTAATTATCGCTCATCGTCTCAATACTATCATCGACTGCGACAAAGTTCTCGTCCTTGATTCTGGAAAA GTTCAGGAATTCAGTACACCAGAGAATCTTCTTTCAAACGGAGAAAGTTCTTTCTCGAAGATGGTTCAAAGCACAGGAGCTGCAAATGCTGAGTACTTGCGTAGTATAGTACTTGAGAACAAACGGACAAGAGATGAATCATCACAACCTTTAGAAGGTCAGAGGAAATGGCAAGCTTCTTCTCGTTGGGCTGCAGCTGCTGAGTTTGCTTTGTCTGTGAGCCTGACTTCATCTCACAACGACCTTGAGAGCCTTATTATAGAAGATGGTAGCAGTGTTTTGAAGAGAACAAAGGACGCCGTCGTCACTCTACGCAGTGTTCTTGAAGGGAAGCATGATAAAGAGATTGAAGACTCTCTTAACCAAAGTGACATCTCTAGAGAGCGGTGGTGGCCATCACTTTACAAAATGGTCGAAG GGCTTGCGGTGATGAGCAGATTGGCGAAGAACCGAATGCAACACCCAGATTACAATTTAGAAGGGAAATCGTTTGACTGGGACAATGTCGAGATGTAA
- the LOC104777065 gene encoding ABC transporter C family member 1-like isoform X2, which translates to MGFEPLDWYCKPVLNGVWTKTVDYAFGGYTPCAIDSFVLGISHLVLLILCLYRLWLTSKDHKVVKFCLRSKWYNYFLALLAAYGTGEPLFRLVMRISVLDLDGAGFPTYEAFMLVLEAFAWGSALVMTVVETKTYIHELRWYVRFAVIYALVGDMVLLNLVLSVKEYYSSFKLYLYISEVAVQVAFGILLFVYFPNLDPHPGYTPVATENSEDSEYEELPGGENICPERHANLFDRIFFSWLNPLMTLGSKRPLTEKDVWHLDTWDKTETLMRSFQMSWDKELQKPKPWLLRALNSSLGGRFWWGGFWKIGNDCSQFVGPLLLNELLKSMQLNEPAWIGYIYAISIFVGVVLGVLCEAQYFQNVMRVGYRLRSALIAAVFRKSLRLTNEGRKKFQTGKITNLMTTDAESLQQICQSLHTMWSAPFRIIVALVLLYQQLGVASIIGALFLVLMFPIQTVIISKTQKLTKEGLQRTDKRIGLMNEVLAAMDTVKCYAWENSFQSKVQTVRDDELSWFRKAQLLSAFNMFILNSIPVFVTVVSFGVFSLLGGDLTPARAFTSLSLFSVLRFPLFMLPNIITQMVNANVSLNRLEEVLSTEERVLLPNPPIVPGQPAISIRNGYFSWDPKADRPTLSNINLDIPLGSLVAVVGSTGEGKTSLISAMLGELPARSDATVTLRGSVAYVPQVSWIFNATVRDNILFGAPFDQEKYERVIDVTALTHDLELLPGGDLTEIGERGVNISGGQKQRVSMARAVYSNSDVCILDDPLSALDAHVGQQVFEKCIKRELGQKTRVLVTNQLHFLSQVDKILLVHEGTIKEEGTYEELCNSGPLFQRLMENAGKVEEYSEESGEAEADQTSVRPVENGNTNNVQKDGSETKKSKEGNSVLVKREERETGVVSWKVLERYQNALGGAWVVMMLLICYVLTQVFRVSSSTWLSEWTDAGTQKTHGPLFYNIVYALLSFGQVSVTLINSYWLIMSSLYAAKKMHDAMLGSILRAPMVFFQTNPLGRIINRFAKDMGDIDRTVAVFVNMFMGSIAQLLSTVILIGIVSTLSLWAIMPLLIVFYGAYLYYQNTSREIKRMDSTTRSPVYAQFGEALNGLSSIRAYKAYDRMAEINGRSMDNNIRFTLVNMAANRWLGIRLEVLGGLMVWLTASLAVMQNGRAENQQAFASTMGLLLSYALSITSSLTAVLRLASLAENSLNSVERVGNYIEIPSEAPLVIENNRPPPGWPSSGSIKFEDVILRYRPELPPVLHGVSFLISPMDKVGIVGRTGAGKSSLLNALFRIVELEKGRILIDECDIGRFGLMDLRKVLGIIPQAPVLFSGTVRFNLDPFSEHNDADLWESLERAHLKDTIRRNPLGLDAEVSEAGENFSVGQRQLLSLARAFLRRSKILVLDEATAAVDVRTDVLIQKTIREEFKSCTMLIIAHRLNTIIDCDKVLVLDSGKVQEFSTPENLLSNGESSFSKMVQSTGAANAEYLRSIVLENKRTRDESSQPLEGQRKWQASSRWAAAAEFALSVSLTSSHNDLESLIIEDGSSVLKRTKDAVVTLRSVLEGKHDKEIEDSLNQSDISRERWWPSLYKMVEGLAVMSRLAKNRMQHPDYNLEGKSFDWDNVEM; encoded by the exons atggggtTTGAGCCGTTGGATTGGTATTGTAAGCCGGTGCTGAATGGTGTGTGGACAAAAACAGTGGATTATGCATTTGGTGGATACACTCCTTGTGCTATTGACTCTTTCGTGCTTGGCATCTCTCATCTTGTTCTCTTGATTCTGTGTCTTTATCGCTTATGGCTCACTTCCAAGGATCACAAAGTTGTCAAGTTCTGCTTGAGGTCTAAATGGTATAACTATTTTCTTGCTCTTTTGGCTGCTTATGGTACTGGTGAGCCTTTGTTTAGATTGGTTATGAGGATCTCTGTCTTGGATTTGGATGGAGCTGGTTTCCCTACGTATGAG GCGTTCATGTTGGTCCTTGAAGCTTTTGCTTGGGGTTCTGCATTGGTTATGACTGTTGTGGAAACTAAAACGTATATCCATGAACTCCGTTGGTATGTCAGATTTGCTGTCATTTACGCTCTTGTGGGAGACATGGTGTTGTTAAATCTTGTTCTTTCAGTCAAGGAGTACTATAGCAG ttttaaACTGTATCTTTACATAAGCGAGGTGGCAGTTCAG GTTGCATTTGGAATTCTCTTGTTTGTGTATTTCCCTAATTTGGATCCCCACCCTGGTTATACACCAGTGGCGACTGAAAATTCGGAGGATTCTGAGTATGAAGAGCTTCCTGGAGGAGAAAATATATGTCCTGAGCGGCATGCAAATTTATTTGACA GAATCTTCTTTTCATGGTTGAATCCGTTGATGACTCTGGGATCGAAACGGCCTCTCACGGAGAAGGATGTATGGCATCTGGACACTTGGGATAAAACTGAAACTCTCATGAggag CTTCCAGATGTCCTGGGATAAGGAACTACAAAAGCCCAAACCGTGGCTCTTGAGAGCACTGAATAGCAGCCTTGGGGGAAG GTTTTGGTGGGGTGGGTTCTGGAAG ATTGGGAATGACTGTTCACAATTCGTGGGGCCTCTTCTACTGAATGAGCTCCTAAAG TCAATGCAACTTAATGAACCAGCGTGGATAGGTTACATCTATGCAATCTCAATCTTTGTTGGAGTG GTATTGGGGGTTCTATGTGAAGCTCAATATTTCCAAAATGTGATGCGTGTTGGTTACCGGCTAAGATCTGCACTG ATTGCTGCTGTGTTCCGGAAGTCATTGAGGCTAACTAATGAGGGCCGTAAGAAGTTTCAAACAGGAAAAATAACAAACTTAATGACAACTGATGCTGAGTCGCTGCAG CAAATCTGCCAATCACTTCATACCATGTGGTCAGCGCCATTCCGTATAATTGTAGCGCTGGTTCTCCTCTACCAACAATTGGGTGTTGCCTCGATCATCGGtgcattgtttcttgttctGATGTTCCCTATTCAG ACTGTTATTATAAGCAAAACACAGAAGTTAACAAAAGAAGGGTTGCAGCGTACTGACAAGAGAATTGGCCTAATGAATGAGGTTTTAGCCGCAATGGATACAGTGAA GTGTTATGCTTGGGAAAACAGTTTTCAGTCCAAGGTTCAAACTGTACGTGATGATGAATTATCTTGGTTCCGAAAAGCACAACTCCTGTCAGCG TTCAATATGTTCATACTAAACAGCATTCCTGTCTTCGTGACTGTTGTTTCATTTGGTGTGTTCTCATTGCTTGGAGGAGATCTGACACCTGCAAGAGCGTTTACGTCACTTTCTCTATTCTCTGTGCTTCGGTTTCCTTTATTTATGCTTCCGAACATTATAACTCAG ATGGTAAATGCTAATGTATCCTTGAACCGTTTGGAGGAGGTACTATCGACTGAAGAGAGAGTTCTCTTACCGAATCCTCCCATTGTACCTGGACAGCCAGCTATCTCAATAAGAAATGGATACTTCTCCTGGGATCCAAAg GCGGATAGGCCAACCTTGTCAAACATCAACTTGGACATACCTCTTGGCAGCCTAGTTGCGGTAGTTGGCAGTACCGGAGAAGGAAAAACCTCCCTAATATCTGCTATGCTAGGGGAACTTCCTGCAAGATCTGATGCTACAGTTACTCTTAGAGGATCAGTCGCTTATGTTCCACAAGTTTCATGGATCTTTAACGCAACA GTACGTGACAATATATTGTTTGGGGCTCCTTTTGaccaagaaaaatatgaaaggGTGATTGATGTGACAGCACTGACACATGACCTCGAGTTACTTCCC GGTGGTGATCTCACGGAGATTGGAGAAAGAGGTGTTAACATCAGTGGGGGACAAAAGCAGAGGGTTTCTATGGCTAGGGCCGTTTACTCAAATTCCGATGTGTGCATCTTAGATGACCCATTGAGTGCCCTTGATGCGCATGTTGGTCAGCAG GTTTTTGAAAAATGCATAAAAAGAGAACTAGGACAGAAAACGAGAGTACTTGTTACAAACCAGCTCCACTTCCTATCACAAGTGGATAAAATTCTACTTGTCCATGAGGGAACTATAAAAGAGGAAGGAACATATGAAGAATTATGCAATAGTGGCCCATTGTTCCAAAGGTTAATGGAAAATGCTGGGAAGGTTGAAGAATATTCAGAAGAAAGTGGAGAAGCTGAAGCAGATCAAACGTCTGTAAGACCAGTTGAGAATGGAAACACTAATAATGTGCAGAAGGATGGAAGCGAGACAAAGAAATCCAAAGAAGGAAACTCTGTGCTTGTTAAGCGGGAAGAACGTGAAACTGGAGTTGTGAGTTGGAAAGTCCTGGAGAG GTACCAGAATGCACTTGGAGGTGCATGGGTAGTGATGATGCTCCTTATATGTTACGTCTTGACTCAAGTATTTCGGGTTTCAAGCAGCACTTGGTTGAGTGAGTGGACTGATGCAGGAACTCAAAAGACTCATGGACCCCTATTCTATAATATTGTCTATGCGCTTCTTTCTTTTGGACAG gtcTCTGTGACATTGATCAATTCATATTGGTTGATTATGTCCAGTCTATATGCAGCTAAAAAGATGCATGATGCTATGCTTGGTTCCATACTAAGGGCTCCAATGGTCTTCTTTCAAACCAATCCATTAGGAAGGATAATCAATCGATTCGCAAAAGATATGGGT GATATTGATCGAACTGTGGCAGTCTTTGTAAACATGTTTATGGGTTCAATCGCACAGCTTCTTTCAACTGTTATCTTGATTGGCATTGTCAGCACTCTGTCCCTGTGGGCCATCATGCCACTGTTGATTGTGTTCTATGGAGCTTATCTTTATTACCAG AACACATCTCGTGAAATTAAACGTATGGATTCTACTACAAGATCACCGGTTTATGCTCAATTTGGAGAGGCATTGAATGGACTATCTAGTATCCGAGCTTATAAAGCTTATGATAGGATGGCTGAAATTAATGGAAGATCAATGGATAATAACATTAGATTCACACTTGTAAACATGGCTGCAAATCGGTGGCTGGGAATCCGTTTAGAAGTTTTGGGAGGTCTCATGGTTTGGTTGACTGCGTCATTAGCCGTCATGCAGAATGGAAGAGCAGAGAACCAACAAGCATTTGCATCTACAATGGGTTTGCTTCTCAGTTATGCTTTAAGTATCACCAGCTCCTTAACAGCTGTACTGAGACTTGCGAGTCTAGCTGAGAATAGTTTAAACTCGGTTGAGCGTGTTGGAAATTATATCGAGATACCATCAGAGGCTCCATTGGTCATTGAAAACAATCGTCCACCTCCCGGATGGCCATCATCTGGATCCATAAAATTTGAGGATGTTATTCTTCGTTACCGCCCTGAGTTACCTCCTGTTCTACATGGGGTTTCGTTCTTGATTTCTCCAATGGATAAGGTGGGAATTGTTGGAAGGACAGGCGCTGGGAAATCAAGCCTCTTGAATGCCTTATTCCGGATTGTGGAGCTGGAAAAAGGAAGGATCTTGATCGATGAATGTGACATTGGCAGATTTGGACTGATGGACCTACGTAAAGTGCTCGGAATTATACCACAAGCGCCAGTTCTTTTCTCAG GTACTGTGAGATTCAATCTTGACCCATTTAGTGAACACAATGATGCTGATCTTTGGGAATCGCTTGAGAGGGCACACTTGAAAGATACTATACGCAGAAATCCTCTTGGTCTTGATGCTGAG GTATCTGAGGCAGGAGAGAATTTCAGTGTTGGACAGAGACAGTTGTTGAGTCTTGCACGTGCATTCTTGCGAAGATCTAAGATACTTGTTCTTGATGAAGCAACTGCTGCTGTTGACGTTAGAACTGATGTTCTCATCCAAAAGACCATCCGAGAAGAATTCAAGTCATGCACGATGCTAATTATCGCTCATCGTCTCAATACTATCATCGACTGCGACAAAGTTCTCGTCCTTGATTCTGGAAAA GTTCAGGAATTCAGTACACCAGAGAATCTTCTTTCAAACGGAGAAAGTTCTTTCTCGAAGATGGTTCAAAGCACAGGAGCTGCAAATGCTGAGTACTTGCGTAGTATAGTACTTGAGAACAAACGGACAAGAGATGAATCATCACAACCTTTAGAAGGTCAGAGGAAATGGCAAGCTTCTTCTCGTTGGGCTGCAGCTGCTGAGTTTGCTTTGTCTGTGAGCCTGACTTCATCTCACAACGACCTTGAGAGCCTTATTATAGAAGATGGTAGCAGTGTTTTGAAGAGAACAAAGGACGCCGTCGTCACTCTACGCAGTGTTCTTGAAGGGAAGCATGATAAAGAGATTGAAGACTCTCTTAACCAAAGTGACATCTCTAGAGAGCGGTGGTGGCCATCACTTTACAAAATGGTCGAAG GGCTTGCGGTGATGAGCAGATTGGCGAAGAACCGAATGCAACACCCAGATTACAATTTAGAAGGGAAATCGTTTGACTGGGACAATGTCGAGATGTAA